A region of Veillonellaceae bacterium DNA encodes the following proteins:
- the lepB gene encoding signal peptidase I, with protein sequence MHEILDWIYSIVVALFLAMLIHIFLFVPTKVSGSSMYPTLTNGEYLIVSKISHVLRETPNYGDIVIIDSRTHRERSWMDDLTEPLDNYIAIFEHSNQGHNIWVKRVIGKPGDKLEFHDGHVYRNGEKLDEPYINEPMEFSMDGSYTVPEGDVFVMGDNRNHSSDSRFIGPVPIDHVLGKVCLQL encoded by the coding sequence ATGCATGAAATTTTAGACTGGATCTACTCAATCGTAGTGGCATTGTTCCTGGCAATGCTGATTCATATTTTTCTCTTTGTACCGACAAAAGTATCAGGGTCGTCCATGTATCCGACTTTGACAAATGGAGAGTATCTCATTGTTTCAAAAATCAGCCATGTACTTAGAGAAACTCCAAATTATGGGGATATCGTCATTATAGACAGTCGGACCCACAGGGAAAGATCCTGGATGGATGATCTCACAGAACCGCTTGATAATTACATTGCCATTTTCGAGCATAGTAATCAGGGACATAATATCTGGGTCAAACGCGTTATCGGAAAACCGGGAGACAAACTGGAATTCCATGACGGACACGTATATAGAAATGGCGAAAAGCTGGATGAACCATATATCAATGAACCAATGGAATTTTCAATGGACGGGTCTTATACTGTTCCTGAAGGCGATGTATTCGTCATGGGGGACAACAGGAACCACAGCTCTGACAGCCGTTTTATCGGGCCGGTTCCGATCGATCA
- the glpX gene encoding class II fructose-bisphosphatase, whose amino-acid sequence MNRQLSMEFVRITEQAALKSGRLMGTGDKEGADQAAVDGMHEQFAKTPVSGTVVIGEGEIDEAPMLYIGEHVGAGGEEVDIAVDPVEGTNLVAKGQDGAIAVLAIAPKGCLLHAPDMYMQKICVGPRAKGRIDINASVTENLKNVADAMNREISDLTVVILDRERHESIIREAREAGARIRLITDGDVVPSVDCGIQGSGIHMVLGSGGAPEGVLAAVGLKCLGGDMQAKLLPHTEEELTRMKKMGIDDPNKVLTLDDLVKGDDCIFSETAITDCALLKGVRYFGDGARTSTLVLRYKTGTVRFVDTIHRFGDKKPAVRLW is encoded by the coding sequence ATGAACAGACAACTTTCAATGGAATTCGTAAGGATTACCGAACAAGCTGCATTGAAGAGCGGACGGCTGATGGGAACCGGCGACAAGGAAGGGGCTGACCAGGCTGCTGTCGACGGAATGCATGAACAGTTCGCAAAGACACCGGTTTCCGGCACTGTTGTTATCGGGGAAGGCGAAATTGATGAAGCTCCGATGCTTTATATCGGGGAACATGTAGGTGCAGGCGGAGAAGAAGTTGATATCGCTGTAGATCCGGTAGAAGGAACGAATCTCGTTGCCAAAGGACAGGATGGGGCCATTGCAGTTTTAGCTATTGCTCCTAAGGGATGTCTGCTTCATGCTCCGGATATGTATATGCAGAAGATCTGCGTCGGACCAAGAGCAAAGGGCCGTATCGACATCAATGCTTCCGTAACAGAAAATCTGAAAAATGTTGCTGATGCAATGAACAGAGAAATTTCTGACCTGACAGTTGTTATTCTTGACAGAGAACGTCATGAAAGCATTATCAGAGAAGCCAGAGAAGCAGGCGCAAGAATCCGTTTGATTACAGATGGTGATGTAGTTCCTTCCGTAGACTGCGGTATTCAGGGAAGCGGCATTCATATGGTATTGGGATCCGGCGGAGCACCGGAAGGCGTTCTTGCAGCTGTAGGACTTAAATGCCTCGGCGGTGACATGCAGGCAAAACTTCTGCCGCATACAGAAGAAGAACTGACAAGAATGAAGAAAATGGGAATTGATGATCCGAACAAGGTGCTGACTCTTGATGATCTGGTAAAGGGCGATGACTGCATTTTCTCTGAAACCGCCATTACTGACTGCGCACTCCTGAAAGGTGTAAGATATTTCGGAGATGGCGCAAGAACAAGCACTCTCGTTCTCCGCTATAAGACCGGAACTGTACGTTTCGTTGATACCATCCATCGTTTCGGAGATAAAAAACCAGCAGTCCGCCTGTGGTAA
- a CDS encoding FAD-dependent oxidoreductase, which yields MEKFYDAIVVGGGPAGLSAAIYMARARFRVLVIEKEKVGGQITITAEVVNYPGIFSTNGEKLTAEMARQARAFGAEFLNAEVTGMDVDDDYKVVHTSNGDFKTLGIIFAGGAHPRLAGFKGENDFRGHGVAYCATCDGEFFTGKTIFVVGGGYAAVEEGLFLTKYAKNLIVVVRGNDFSIESAAVEELKDNKNTKILYHTQIEEVKGDNAIRKVVLKDRQTGEETVYEADPNDFYGVFVFVGYAPENALLKGKIDLDEKGYVITDRDQKTNVDGVYAAGDICVKNLRQVVTAVSDGAVAATSLEKYLGAQFRKLNLKRTYVKNLVPKEKKQEAAAVAKAKPEAFLDDQTRQALAPVLNRFTNPILLRLYKDDSHLSQEDEKMVRELSEISDKVKFEIVQASEGMEHTIAICNADGEDLGLHFHGVPGGHEFNSFILAMYNAAGPGQDIGKDAEARVAAINEKKHLNIAVSLSCTMCPDLVAAAERIAAGNKNITVDVYDLAHYPDMQQKYNIMSVPCMIVNDDDVHFGKKNVTELLDILHA from the coding sequence ATGGAAAAGTTTTATGATGCCATAGTAGTAGGCGGGGGGCCAGCTGGGCTCTCCGCCGCTATTTATATGGCGAGAGCGCGTTTCAGAGTCCTTGTAATAGAAAAGGAAAAAGTTGGCGGGCAGATTACAATTACCGCAGAAGTTGTCAACTATCCGGGGATATTTTCCACGAATGGCGAAAAACTTACTGCTGAAATGGCTCGTCAGGCAAGAGCATTCGGAGCGGAATTCCTGAATGCAGAAGTGACCGGAATGGATGTGGATGATGATTACAAAGTCGTTCATACCTCCAACGGTGATTTCAAAACACTGGGAATCATCTTTGCCGGCGGGGCACATCCGCGTCTTGCCGGTTTCAAAGGGGAAAATGATTTCCGCGGCCATGGCGTGGCATACTGTGCAACCTGCGATGGTGAATTCTTTACAGGAAAGACCATTTTCGTCGTAGGCGGCGGTTATGCGGCTGTCGAAGAAGGGCTGTTCCTTACAAAGTATGCCAAGAATCTGATTGTTGTCGTAAGAGGAAATGATTTCAGTATTGAATCTGCAGCTGTGGAAGAACTGAAAGATAATAAGAATACGAAGATTCTTTACCATACACAGATTGAGGAAGTAAAAGGCGATAATGCTATCCGCAAGGTTGTCCTTAAAGACAGACAGACCGGAGAAGAAACAGTATATGAAGCGGATCCCAATGACTTCTACGGCGTATTCGTATTTGTCGGATATGCTCCTGAGAATGCCCTTCTCAAAGGGAAAATCGATCTTGATGAAAAGGGATACGTTATTACCGACCGCGACCAGAAAACAAATGTTGACGGCGTTTACGCAGCCGGTGATATCTGCGTCAAGAACCTCAGACAGGTTGTAACAGCTGTATCCGACGGTGCTGTGGCTGCAACATCTCTGGAGAAATATCTGGGAGCCCAGTTCAGAAAACTGAATCTGAAACGTACTTATGTAAAGAATCTGGTCCCGAAAGAAAAGAAGCAGGAAGCTGCTGCTGTTGCAAAAGCGAAACCGGAAGCATTCCTCGATGATCAGACAAGACAGGCTCTTGCTCCTGTCCTGAACCGTTTTACGAATCCGATACTGCTGAGGCTCTATAAAGATGATTCTCATCTGTCTCAGGAAGATGAAAAGATGGTTCGTGAACTGTCTGAAATCTCGGACAAGGTTAAGTTTGAAATTGTCCAGGCATCTGAGGGAATGGAGCATACGATTGCCATCTGCAATGCGGATGGAGAAGACCTTGGACTGCATTTCCACGGAGTTCCTGGCGGTCATGAATTCAATTCCTTCATTCTTGCCATGTATAATGCCGCAGGACCTGGGCAGGATATCGGAAAGGATGCGGAGGCAAGAGTTGCGGCAATCAATGAGAAGAAGCATCTGAACATTGCAGTTTCTCTCTCCTGCACGATGTGCCCTGATCTTGTTGCCGCAGCCGAACGTATTGCTGCAGGAAACAAGAATATCACAGTCGATGTCTATGATCTGGCGCATTATCCCGACATGCAGCAGAAATATAACATCATGAGTGTTCCCTGCATGATCGTTAATGACGATGATGTGCATTTCGGAAAGAAGAATGTAACCGAACTTCTTGATATACTCCACGCTTAA
- the ahpC gene encoding alkyl hydroperoxide reductase subunit C: protein MSLNGKKISEFKLQAYQNEDFIEVTDKDLLGKWSVLFFYPADFTFVCPTELEDLENKYADFKKIGCEIYSVSCDTHFVHKAWHESSDRIGKVEYPMIGDPTGKLAKDLDVYIEDAGQAERGTFVINPDGEVVLYEVSAGNIGRNADELLRKVEAAQFVYEHGDEVCPAKWHPGEETLKPSFDLVGKL, encoded by the coding sequence ATGTCTTTAAATGGAAAGAAGATTAGCGAATTCAAGCTTCAGGCTTATCAGAATGAAGATTTTATCGAAGTAACCGATAAGGATCTGCTCGGCAAGTGGAGCGTTCTGTTCTTCTATCCGGCAGACTTCACATTCGTTTGCCCGACCGAACTGGAAGACCTGGAAAACAAGTATGCTGATTTCAAGAAGATCGGCTGCGAAATCTATTCTGTTTCCTGCGACACCCATTTCGTTCACAAAGCTTGGCATGAATCTTCTGACAGAATCGGCAAGGTTGAATATCCGATGATCGGCGATCCGACCGGCAAGCTTGCTAAGGATCTTGATGTATACATCGAAGATGCTGGCCAGGCAGAAAGAGGAACCTTCGTCATCAACCCGGACGGAGAAGTCGTACTCTATGAAGTAAGCGCAGGCAACATCGGACGTAATGCTGATGAACTGCTCCGCAAGGTTGAAGCTGCTCAGTTCGTTTACGAACACGGCGATGAAGTTTGCCCGGCAAAATGGCATCCAGGTGAAGAAACCCTGAAACCATCCTTTGACTTAGTCGGCAAATTATAA